A segment of the Paraburkholderia fungorum genome:
CACACGCAATCTCAAGCGCCCGGCAATTCACGGGTTCAACGCACCAACGTCATTCCCTTTCCGTCGACCCGCGCGCTGCTGCAAGTCACGTTGCCTCATCCATCGAACGATCCTGCTGGCGCGTCGTCGTTACGCGCATTGCTTCATTCGCCGCTCGGCGTCTATGTCGCCGGCACGTACCACGTTCGCGAAGAAGTTCGCGTGCAACTCGACATCGCGATTGAAGACCTGGACTTCACTCTGCACACGCTAATCTCAACACTGCCTGTCGCATTGATCGGCCCGCTGCAACGACATGGCGTAGTCGAAAAAGCGCATTAATCGCGTGATGTCGGCAAGCCGGGTTCCAGATCCGCCAATTCGCCGAGCTTGTGCGGGTCCGTAATTTCGATTTCGGCATAGCCGAGTTTCAACGCGCCCTGCGTTTCGAATTGCTTGAGTACCTGATTGATCGTCTGCCGCGACAATGCCAGCATCATCGCCAGATCTTCCTGCGGGACCTTGAGCACGCGACGCAATGCGCCGGGTTCGCCGTAACCGCCCGCCATCAATAACAATCGACGCGCCACTCGTTGTGCAGCAGGTAATAGCGCGGCTTCCTCGATCGCATCGAAAGCGAGACGCAGTTTTTGCGTCAACAGCAAACCGAATACATGCCAGTACGCAGGCGTGCGTTCGAGCAGCGCGGCGAGCGCCGCGCGCGGCACGTGAAACAGTTCGGAATCGCGTTCGGCATACGCATTGTGGGTTCGCGGCCGATTGTCGAACAACGCAATCTCGCCGAACCAGTTGACCGGTTCGATGACAGCGAGCAACGCTTCCTTCCCCGCCGAACTGGCAGCACCGATTCGCATCAGCCCGTCGAGCACGCAATAGAGGCCGTCGTCGGAATCGCCGCGCGTGAAAAGACGCTGGCC
Coding sequences within it:
- a CDS encoding Crp/Fnr family transcriptional regulator, which produces MTASFSSNELAGLLERSAWFRSAPAALRAELIEMGRVEHFAAGQRLFTRGDSDDGLYCVLDGLMRIGAASSAGKEALLAVIEPVNWFGEIALFDNRPRTHNAYAERDSELFHVPRAALAALLERTPAYWHVFGLLLTQKLRLAFDAIEEAALLPAAQRVARRLLLMAGGYGEPGALRRVLKVPQEDLAMMLALSRQTINQVLKQFETQGALKLGYAEIEITDPHKLGELADLEPGLPTSRD